The following are encoded in a window of Platichthys flesus chromosome 11, fPlaFle2.1, whole genome shotgun sequence genomic DNA:
- the cxcr3.2 gene encoding C-X-C chemokine receptor type 3-2 isoform X2, protein MDLVTATTEDYWNYDYEDDNSSSSETSRTRAAPCLQGDIYGFAQRYSPVVYTLVFLLAVVGNVLVLCVIRRYRKSQSGGACAFSLTDTFLLHLAISDLLLAFTLPMFAVQWAHKWVFGLAACKMSGALFSLNRYSGILFLACISFDRYLSIVHAVSSGWRRNTVHAQVVCALIWVVCLGLSGVDIIFKQVMSVNTSGQQSVLLCHMWFEVNSTQWQVGLQLISVVLGFGLPLLVMLYCYIRIFRSLCNATRRQRRKSLRLIISLVSVFVICWAPYNCFQLADSLHKLGMVAGGCQFGRVVDIGTLITESLGLSHCALNPLLYGFVGVKFRRELVRMFKGLLAPRGRLGMEGWKPRRPRRPTGSFSSAESENTSISVMV, encoded by the exons ATGGATCTGGTCACAGCAACCACAGAGGATTACTGG AACTATGATTATGAGGACGACAACTCCTCGTCCTCTGAAACGAGCAGGACCCGTGCTGCGCCGTGCTTGCAGGGGGACATCTACGGCTTTGCACAGAGGTACTCCCCCGTCGTGTACACCCTGGTGTTCCTGCTGGCTGTCGTGGGCAACgtgctggtgctgtgtgtgATCCGACGCTACCGAAAATCGCAGAGCGGCGGCGCGTGCGCCTTCTCCCTGACCGacaccttcctcctccacctggcCATCTCCGACCTCCTGCTGGCCTTCACCCTGCCCATGTTCGCCGTGCAGTGGGCTCACAAGTGGGTGTTCGGTTTGGCAGCATGCAAGATGTCCGGCGCTCTCTTCTCACTGAACCGATACAGTGGCATCCTGTTCCTGGCCTGCATCAGCTTCGACCGCTACCTGTCCATCGTCCATGCCGTCAGCTCCGGCTGGAGGCGCAACACCGTACATGCCCAGGTCGTGTGCGCCCTCATCTGGGTGGTCTGCCTGGGGTTGAGTGGGGTGGACATTATTTTTAAACAGGTGATGAGTGTGAACACCTCGGGCCAGCAGAGTGTGCTCCTGTGTCACATGTGGTTTGAAGTTAACTCCACACAGTGGCAGGTGGGGCTGCAATTGATCAGTGTGGTTCTGGGCTTCgggctccctctgctggtcatgCTCTACTGCTACATCCGCATCTTCAGGTCCCTGTGCAATGCCACCCGCCGCCAGAGGCGCAAGTCCCTCCGCCTCATCATCTCCCTGGTGTCTGTGTTCGTCATCTGCTGGGCCCCGTACAACTGCTTCCAGCTGGCCGACAGTCTGCACAAGCTGGGGATGGTGGCCGGAGGCTGCCAGTTCGGCCGTGTTGTGGACATTGGGACTCTGATCACGGAGAGTCTGGGTCTGTCTCACTGCGCCCTCAACCCTCTGCTGTACGGCTTCGTGGGGGTGAAGTTCAGGAGGGAGCTGGTGAGGATGTTCAAGGGGCTGCTGGCACCGAGAGGCCGGctggggatggagggatggaagcCGAGGAGGCCCAGGAGGCCGACGGGCTCGTTTAGCTCAGCAGAAAGTGAAAACACCTCCATCTCTGTCATGGTGTGA
- the LOC133965450 gene encoding C-X-C chemokine receptor type 3-like, translating into MDVDLGGFLSQNGTYNYEDYEYKPDDESEGGQAVLIPLLYSAVMVVGQLGNVLLLVILIQKRRSWSISDIFILHLGVADALLLATLPLRAVQAAEHGWRFGTELCKISGAIFNINFYCGIFLLACISVDRCLSIVHNTQLFTHNKPATAHLICLLAWFIALILTIPDWIFLTVNDDKGAVCVNDYSQSVTYGRLLSRLRHHTLGLLLPAAVLIFCCVRVLLRLQQRSKSSHKQTAFMLLLPLVVVFFLCWAPYNITLIVDTFRDGPKEPQDGSFGEGSLKTAMMVTAALGCVHACLRPLLYFGLCDNFRKRTVALLTCATDESQGSLCELGLGEEARPVQSQEEAEEEMKPVTSVDQQVQSPQC; encoded by the exons ATGGACGTGGATCTTGGTGGATTTCTGAGCCAGAACGGGACCTACAATTATGAGGACTATGAGTATAAACCGGACGACGAATCGGAGGGTGGCCAGGCCGTGTTGATCCCGCTGCTGTACTCCGCCGTGATGGTCGTTGGTCAACTGGGGAACGTGCTGCTCCTGGTTATTCTTATACAGAAGAGAAGATCTTGGAGCATTTCAgacatcttcatcctccacctGGGAGTCGCGGACGCCCTGCTGCTGGCCACGCTGCCCCTCAGGGCCGTGCAGGCCGCTGAACACGGATGGCGCTTTGGGACTGAGCTGTGCAAGATCAGTGGAGCTATTTTTAAT ATCAACTTCTACTGCGGGATCTTCCTGCTGGCGTGCATCAGTGTAGACCGCTGCCTGTCCATCGTCCACAACACGCAGCTGTTCACCCACAACAAACCTGCGACGGCTCATCTCATCTGCCTCCTCGCCTGGTTCATCGCCCTGATCCTCACCATCCCCGACTGGATTTTTCTAACTGTGAATGATGATAAAGGAGCTGTTTGTGTAAACGACTACTCTCAGTCAGTAACTTACGGGCGACTGCTGTCCCGCCTGCGCCACCACACACTGGGCCTCCTGCTGCCTGCAGCCGTCCTGATCTTCTGCTGCGTCCGTGTCCTGCTCCGGCTGCAGCAGAGATCGAAAAGCTCCCACAAGCAGACTGCCTTCATGCTCCTCCTGCCCCTGGTGGTGGTCTTCTTTCTCTGCTGGGCGCCGTACAACATCACGCTAATTGTGGACACCTTCAGGGACGGTCCTAAGGAACCTCAGGATGGTTCTTTTGGAGAAGGTTCTCTGAAAACAGCTATGATGGTCACAGCCGCTCTGGGCTGCGTCCACGCCTGCCTCAGGCCTCTGCTCTATTTCGGCTTGTGTGATAACTTCAGGAAACGGACCGTGGCCTTGCTGACATGTGCTACCGATGAATCTCAAGGGTCACTGTGCGAGCTGGGTTTGGGCGAAGAAGCTCGGCCCGTCCAGAgtcaggaggaggcggaggaggagatgaaaccGGTGACGAGTGTCGATCAACAGGTGCAGTCGCCTCagtgctga
- the cxcr3.2 gene encoding C-X-C chemokine receptor type 3-2 isoform X1 produces the protein MDLVTATTEDYWQNYDYEDDNSSSSETSRTRAAPCLQGDIYGFAQRYSPVVYTLVFLLAVVGNVLVLCVIRRYRKSQSGGACAFSLTDTFLLHLAISDLLLAFTLPMFAVQWAHKWVFGLAACKMSGALFSLNRYSGILFLACISFDRYLSIVHAVSSGWRRNTVHAQVVCALIWVVCLGLSGVDIIFKQVMSVNTSGQQSVLLCHMWFEVNSTQWQVGLQLISVVLGFGLPLLVMLYCYIRIFRSLCNATRRQRRKSLRLIISLVSVFVICWAPYNCFQLADSLHKLGMVAGGCQFGRVVDIGTLITESLGLSHCALNPLLYGFVGVKFRRELVRMFKGLLAPRGRLGMEGWKPRRPRRPTGSFSSAESENTSISVMV, from the exons ATGGATCTGGTCACAGCAACCACAGAGGATTACTGG CAGAACTATGATTATGAGGACGACAACTCCTCGTCCTCTGAAACGAGCAGGACCCGTGCTGCGCCGTGCTTGCAGGGGGACATCTACGGCTTTGCACAGAGGTACTCCCCCGTCGTGTACACCCTGGTGTTCCTGCTGGCTGTCGTGGGCAACgtgctggtgctgtgtgtgATCCGACGCTACCGAAAATCGCAGAGCGGCGGCGCGTGCGCCTTCTCCCTGACCGacaccttcctcctccacctggcCATCTCCGACCTCCTGCTGGCCTTCACCCTGCCCATGTTCGCCGTGCAGTGGGCTCACAAGTGGGTGTTCGGTTTGGCAGCATGCAAGATGTCCGGCGCTCTCTTCTCACTGAACCGATACAGTGGCATCCTGTTCCTGGCCTGCATCAGCTTCGACCGCTACCTGTCCATCGTCCATGCCGTCAGCTCCGGCTGGAGGCGCAACACCGTACATGCCCAGGTCGTGTGCGCCCTCATCTGGGTGGTCTGCCTGGGGTTGAGTGGGGTGGACATTATTTTTAAACAGGTGATGAGTGTGAACACCTCGGGCCAGCAGAGTGTGCTCCTGTGTCACATGTGGTTTGAAGTTAACTCCACACAGTGGCAGGTGGGGCTGCAATTGATCAGTGTGGTTCTGGGCTTCgggctccctctgctggtcatgCTCTACTGCTACATCCGCATCTTCAGGTCCCTGTGCAATGCCACCCGCCGCCAGAGGCGCAAGTCCCTCCGCCTCATCATCTCCCTGGTGTCTGTGTTCGTCATCTGCTGGGCCCCGTACAACTGCTTCCAGCTGGCCGACAGTCTGCACAAGCTGGGGATGGTGGCCGGAGGCTGCCAGTTCGGCCGTGTTGTGGACATTGGGACTCTGATCACGGAGAGTCTGGGTCTGTCTCACTGCGCCCTCAACCCTCTGCTGTACGGCTTCGTGGGGGTGAAGTTCAGGAGGGAGCTGGTGAGGATGTTCAAGGGGCTGCTGGCACCGAGAGGCCGGctggggatggagggatggaagcCGAGGAGGCCCAGGAGGCCGACGGGCTCGTTTAGCTCAGCAGAAAGTGAAAACACCTCCATCTCTGTCATGGTGTGA
- the cxcr3.1 gene encoding C-X-C chemokine receptor type 3.1 encodes MSYEDNEWDKLLERGGSIQPDGDESLFDGLDFSYNDSFNGNISCCDGGNVCDLNEGRDFEAVFIPVLYSLAFVVGILGNGVLLGVLVQSRRTWSVTDTFILHLGVADVLLLVTLPFWSVEAAQPAGWTFGTPLCKITGAVFTFNFYCGIFLLACISMDRYLSIVHATQMYSRRKPWAVHASCFAVWNFSFLLSIPDWIFLEAVEDVRRKNRIECIPNYYKFDSDSVGDWRLASRLLYHTVGFLLPSAILIFCYSCILLRLRSGSQGIQKQKAFRVIVAVVVVFFICWTPYNITLMVDTLHSANSSDTCGVRTSLEKAKTIASSVGYLHCSLNPILYAFVGVKFRRQLVDILRALGCKIKISSKFQSFVSSRRSSIWSESADTSNSIAI; translated from the exons ATGTCTTATGAGGATAACGAATGG GACAAGCTGCTGGAGAGAGGTGGCAGTATACAACCGGACGGAGACGAGTCTTTGTTTGATGGCCTCGATTTTTCATACAACGACTCCTTCAACGGTAACATCAGCTGTTGCGATGGGGGCAACGTTTGCGACCTGAACGAGGGCAGGGACTTCGAGGCGGTGTTCATCCCAGTTCTGTACTCTTTGGCGTTCGTTGTGGGCATCCTGGGAAATGGAGTGCTGCTGGGAGTTCTGGTTCAGAGCAGGAGGACCTGGAGTGTGACAGACACCTTCATCCTCCACCTGGGTGTGGCTGACGTCCTGCTGCTGGTGACGCTGCCCTTCTGGTCCGTGGAGGCCGCTCAACCTGCTGGCTGGACCTTTGGAACTCCCCTCTGTAAGATCACTGGGGCTGTTTTCACG TTCAACTTCTACTGTGGGATCTTTCTGCTGGCCTGCATCAGTATGGACCGCTACCTGTCCATCGTTCATGCCACACAGATGTACTCCCGTAGAAAGCCCTGGGCGGTTCATGCCAGCTGCTTTGCTGTGTGGaacttctcctttctcctctccatccctgACTGGATCTTCTTGGAGGCTGTGGAGGATGTCAGACGAAAAAACAGAATAGAGTGCATTCCCAACTACTACAAGTTTGACTCTGATTCAGTAGGCGACTGGCGACTGGCATCTCGCCTGCTCTACCACACGGTGGGCTTCCTGCTCCCCTCGGCGATCCTAATCTTCTGCTACTCCTGCATCCTGCTGCGGCTGCGTTCTGGCTCCCAGGGCATCCAAAAGCAGAAGGCCTTCAGGGTCATTGTGGCCGTGGTGGTGGTTTTCTTTATCTGCTGGACGCCCTACAACATCACACTCATGGTGGACACACTTCATTCCGCCAACAGCAGCGATACCTGCGGGGTCAGGACGTCTCTGGAGAAAGCAAAGACCATCGCCTCCTCCGTGGGTTACCTCCACTGCAGCCTCAATCCCATCCTGTACGCCTTTGTGGGCGTGAAGTTCCGGCGTCAGCTCGTGGACATCCTGAGGGCTCTGGGCTGCAAGATAAAGATCAGCTCCAAATTCCAGTCTTTcgtcagcagcaggagaagctctATTTGGTCGGAGTCTGCCGACACCTCCAACTCCATCGCTATCTGA
- the cnfn gene encoding cornifelin homolog, with product MAFQSNVISSQPQVSVTQYTVTSGMSDWSSNVCDCCEDCGICLCATFVPCILGCKVAQDNGDSCCLPFLPGAMIALRTSIRSRHHIQGSVCDDWVIMACLPLCGLCQMAREQKMRR from the exons ATGGCGTTCCAGTCCAATGTGATCAGCTCGCAGCCTCAGGTCTCAGTCACCCAGTACACTGTGACTTCCGGAATGTCGGATTGGAGCTCAAATGTGTGCGACTGCTGTGAAGACTGTGGAATCT GTCTTTGCGCCACATTCGTCCCGTGTATTCTTGGCTGTAAGGTGGCTCAGGACAATGGGGACAGCTGCTGCCTCCCCTTCCTTCCGGGTGCGATGATAGCTCTGAGGACAAGCATCCGCAGCAGACACCACATTCAA GGCTCAGTGTGTGATGACTGGGTTATCATGGCCTGCCTTCCTCTGTGTGGACTGTGTCAGATGGCCCGGGAGCAGAAGATGAGAAGATAA